One genomic segment of Pseudomonas sp. RU47 includes these proteins:
- a CDS encoding sigma-70 family RNA polymerase sigma factor, with protein sequence MSGAAISHRHTVDDLFRAHYRWLCAYLRRHLHDAASIEDIASETFVQLLEAPTLRAIREPRALLTTVAQRLLYQRWRRADLERGYRQQIDVDYAASAEEIVQLSQTLNRLDHSLQRLPGKVRTAFLLARIDGLTYPQIAAELGISQRSVSEYMSRSQALCDRHSANQFLEDKRSA encoded by the coding sequence ATGTCCGGCGCCGCCATTTCCCATCGTCACACCGTGGACGACCTGTTCCGCGCTCACTATCGCTGGCTCTGTGCCTATCTGCGCCGTCATCTGCATGACGCCGCCAGTATTGAAGATATTGCTTCCGAGACCTTCGTGCAGTTACTTGAAGCACCGACGCTGCGGGCCATTCGCGAACCCCGCGCGTTGCTGACGACCGTCGCCCAACGCCTGCTTTATCAGCGCTGGCGACGCGCAGATCTGGAGCGCGGATATCGCCAGCAGATCGATGTCGATTACGCCGCATCGGCTGAAGAAATCGTCCAGCTATCGCAAACCCTCAACCGCCTCGATCACAGCTTGCAACGCTTGCCCGGCAAGGTTCGCACAGCGTTTCTGCTCGCCCGCATCGACGGCCTGACCTACCCGCAAATCGCTGCCGAGCTGGGCATCTCCCAGCGTTCGGTCAGCGAGTACATGAGCCGTTCCCAAGCGCTATGCGATCGCCATAGCGCCAACCAATTTCTGGAAGACAAGAGGTCTGCATGA
- a CDS encoding phosphate/phosphite/phosphonate ABC transporter substrate-binding protein: MTQHHTELLMYVAPEPIRAANERWIARILEQLGHTRLSAEGLSLPELWLSPDLLLTQTCGYPLMTALRGQVRIVGRPRYELPDASAGNHCSLILGRADDPRKTLTDFHNSRGVINSEDSNSGMNLLRQRLAPLNQDGQFFASVGISGGHRESLRWLREHRADLAAIDSVTYAYLAQHAPQEVSALQVIARSAWSPTLPFITVGSATDEQIEQLRQVMNETLRELPDVAQTLGLPEVFAASERDYQILLDYQREAEGLGYGRLR; encoded by the coding sequence ATGACCCAACACCACACCGAACTCCTGATGTACGTCGCCCCCGAGCCAATCCGCGCGGCGAATGAGCGCTGGATTGCGCGCATTCTCGAGCAACTTGGCCACACCCGCCTGAGTGCTGAAGGCCTGTCATTGCCCGAACTCTGGTTATCCCCCGATCTGCTGCTCACGCAAACCTGCGGCTACCCGCTGATGACCGCTTTGCGCGGACAAGTGCGGATCGTCGGACGTCCTCGCTACGAACTGCCTGACGCCAGCGCCGGCAATCATTGCAGCCTGATCCTCGGCCGCGCTGATGACCCACGCAAAACCCTGACGGATTTTCACAACAGTCGGGGGGTGATCAATAGTGAGGACTCCAACAGCGGCATGAACCTGTTGCGTCAGCGCTTGGCGCCGCTGAATCAGGACGGACAATTTTTTGCCTCGGTCGGCATCAGCGGCGGCCATCGAGAGAGCCTGCGCTGGTTGCGCGAACACCGTGCCGATCTGGCCGCCATCGACAGCGTCACCTACGCCTATCTGGCGCAACATGCGCCGCAAGAAGTCAGTGCCTTGCAGGTGATTGCGCGCAGTGCGTGGAGTCCGACCTTGCCATTCATTACGGTAGGTAGTGCTACGGATGAGCAGATCGAGCAGCTCCGACAGGTAATGAATGAAACCTTGCGCGAACTCCCTGATGTCGCACAGACCTTGGGATTGCCTGAGGTGTTTGCGGCCAGTGAGCGCGATTATCAAATCCTGCTCGACTATCAGCGTGAGGCTGAAGGACTTGGCTATGGCCGCTTGCGCTAA
- a CDS encoding fatty acid desaturase: MSHYFDAAHRQQIETLRQRFTARTEWPTWLLLIGVYGGWFAIVLNSQWLGRGLSTLLLVPLLVLWLSVQHELLHGHPTRWTLLNKILGYAPFAVWYPYTLYRDSHLLHHRDEDLTVPGVDPESRYLTRAGWQGSSLFERSLHWLNKTVLGRFATGAPLALLALAGEELQRLKNGERQAWLMWLTHGAFTLLMLGFIARYSVLPVWHYLLLISVPALSIAMIRSYYEHRPHAQPEQRTVLNEAGWPWRWLFLNLNFHLVHHDLPKLAWYDLPTVYRMHREQWIARSGGFLVRGYGEFWRCNVFRPIDSPEHPFH, encoded by the coding sequence ATGTCCCATTACTTCGACGCCGCCCATCGCCAGCAGATCGAAACCCTGCGCCAACGCTTCACCGCCCGCACCGAATGGCCGACCTGGCTGTTGCTGATCGGCGTCTATGGCGGTTGGTTTGCCATTGTGCTCAATAGTCAGTGGCTCGGTCGTGGCTTGAGCACGTTGCTGCTGGTTCCGCTACTGGTGCTGTGGCTGTCAGTGCAGCACGAATTGCTCCACGGGCATCCGACCCGCTGGACCTTGCTCAACAAAATCCTCGGCTACGCGCCATTCGCGGTGTGGTATCCGTACACGCTGTATCGCGACAGCCATTTGTTGCATCACCGCGATGAGGATCTGACTGTGCCCGGCGTCGATCCGGAGAGCCGTTACCTGACCCGCGCTGGCTGGCAGGGCAGTTCGCTGTTCGAACGCAGCCTGCACTGGCTGAACAAAACCGTACTCGGCCGTTTCGCAACGGGTGCCCCCCTGGCGTTGTTGGCGCTCGCTGGCGAAGAACTGCAGCGGCTGAAGAATGGCGAACGCCAGGCGTGGCTGATGTGGCTGACCCACGGCGCGTTTACCCTGCTGATGCTGGGGTTCATCGCTCGATACAGCGTGCTGCCGGTCTGGCATTACCTGTTGCTGATCAGCGTGCCGGCGCTGTCGATCGCGATGATCCGCTCCTACTATGAACACCGCCCGCATGCGCAACCGGAACAGCGCACGGTGCTCAATGAGGCCGGTTGGCCATGGCGCTGGTTGTTCCTTAATCTGAATTTTCATCTGGTGCATCACGACTTGCCGAAGCTTGCGTGGTACGACTTGCCGACGGTTTACCGGATGCATCGCGAGCAGTGGATCGCACGCAGTGGCGGGTTTCTGGTGCGCGGGTATGGCGAGTTCTGGCGGTGCAATGTCTTCAGGCCGATCGACAGTCCCGAGCATCCGTTCCACTGA
- a CDS encoding GNAT family N-acetyltransferase: MPDTRYSLLDESLWPLMNKFYRSHQSSMKAVRDAQLWVARRGEIVAALCLRPVAGGHWLTGLFVDPGCREQGLAAQLIAAAVQDVSEPVWLFCHPDLREFYERRGFTFDPALPQAMAERLSRYARSKPMIAMERVPAQS, translated from the coding sequence ATGCCCGACACCCGATACAGCCTGCTCGACGAGTCGTTATGGCCGTTGATGAACAAGTTTTACCGCAGCCATCAATCATCGATGAAAGCTGTTCGCGACGCGCAATTGTGGGTCGCGCGACGGGGAGAGATTGTTGCCGCGTTGTGCTTGCGGCCGGTGGCGGGCGGGCATTGGTTGACCGGGTTGTTCGTTGATCCGGGCTGTCGCGAACAAGGGCTTGCCGCGCAGTTGATCGCAGCAGCGGTGCAGGATGTGAGCGAGCCAGTGTGGCTGTTCTGCCATCCTGATTTGCGTGAGTTTTATGAGCGACGCGGGTTCACGTTCGATCCGGCGCTGCCGCAAGCGATGGCAGAGCGATTGAGCCGGTATGCGCGGAGCAAGCCGATGATTGCTATGGAAAGGGTTCCCGCTCAATCCTGA
- the def gene encoding peptide deformylase yields the protein MIREILKMGDERLLRIAPPVPAEMFDSPELWQLIDDMFQTMESVGGVGLAAPQIGVDLQLVIFGFEHSERYPDAEAVPQTILINPLITPLSPLLEEGFEGCLSVPGLRGAVERYQQIRYEGFDPKGEPIVRTASGFHARVVQHECDHLIGRLYPSRITDFSKFGFTEVMFPDLDPTADD from the coding sequence ATGATCCGTGAAATTCTGAAAATGGGCGACGAGCGCCTGCTGCGCATCGCCCCGCCAGTGCCGGCCGAGATGTTCGACAGCCCCGAGCTGTGGCAACTGATCGACGATATGTTCCAGACCATGGAAAGCGTCGGCGGCGTTGGCTTGGCCGCGCCGCAGATCGGTGTCGATCTGCAACTGGTGATCTTTGGTTTTGAACACAGCGAGCGTTATCCGGACGCTGAAGCCGTGCCGCAGACGATCCTGATCAATCCGCTGATCACGCCGCTGAGTCCGTTGCTGGAGGAGGGCTTTGAAGGGTGTCTGTCGGTGCCGGGTTTGCGCGGTGCGGTGGAGCGTTATCAGCAGATTCGTTACGAAGGGTTTGATCCGAAGGGCGAGCCGATTGTGCGCACTGCTTCGGGCTTCCACGCGCGCGTTGTGCAGCACGAGTGCGATCACCTGATCGGCCGCTTGTACCCGTCGCGGATCACCGATTTCAGCAAATTCGGTTTTACCGAAGTGATGTTCCCGGATCTCGATCCCACAGCTGACGATTAA
- a CDS encoding YihY/virulence factor BrkB family protein: MIFPDMKGLPLHRVMMRTVTEFVDDEMSTYASALAYQMLFSLFPFILFLIALIGFLHLPDFFSWLRLQSELVLPPQALEQVNPVIDQLQQSKGGLLSVGIVIALYTASAGVRLMMSAMNAAYDVVEGRPIWKRFPLSIFYTVGIAGMLLVAAALMVLGPQVMGWIAAQVGLEDFIVTVWTIARWPVIVILMMVAVALIYYVMPDVKQEFRFITPGSVLAVVVWIIASLGFAFYVKTFANYNAMYGSIGAIIVLLLYFYISAAVLLLGAEMNAVIEHMSSEGKDAGEKVPGELDEHPKQHVSGLGRDHSLKPDTDEV; encoded by the coding sequence ATGATATTTCCAGACATGAAAGGTCTGCCCCTGCATCGGGTGATGATGCGCACGGTCACTGAATTCGTCGACGACGAAATGTCGACCTACGCCTCGGCACTGGCTTACCAGATGCTGTTCTCGCTGTTCCCGTTCATTCTGTTTCTGATCGCCCTGATCGGTTTCCTGCACCTGCCGGACTTCTTCTCCTGGCTGCGCCTGCAATCGGAACTGGTCCTGCCGCCGCAGGCGCTGGAGCAAGTCAATCCGGTCATTGACCAGTTACAGCAGTCAAAGGGTGGCCTGCTTTCCGTCGGTATCGTGATCGCCCTGTACACCGCCTCCGCCGGTGTGCGCTTGATGATGAGCGCGATGAACGCCGCATACGACGTGGTTGAAGGCCGGCCGATCTGGAAGCGTTTCCCACTGTCGATTTTCTACACCGTCGGCATCGCCGGCATGCTGCTGGTGGCCGCCGCGCTGATGGTGCTCGGGCCGCAGGTGATGGGCTGGATCGCCGCGCAGGTGGGACTGGAAGACTTCATCGTCACCGTGTGGACCATCGCGCGCTGGCCGGTGATCGTGATTCTGATGATGGTCGCCGTGGCACTGATCTACTACGTCATGCCGGACGTCAAACAGGAATTCCGTTTCATCACACCCGGTTCTGTGTTGGCCGTGGTGGTGTGGATCATCGCTTCGTTGGGGTTCGCCTTCTACGTAAAAACCTTCGCCAACTACAACGCGATGTATGGCAGCATCGGGGCGATCATCGTGCTGTTGCTGTACTTCTACATTTCCGCTGCGGTGCTGTTGCTCGGCGCCGAGATGAACGCGGTGATCGAGCACATGTCCAGCGAGGGCAAGGATGCGGGTGAGAAAGTCCCCGGCGAACTCGATGAACATCCCAAACAACACGTCTCGGGCCTGGGCCGCGATCATTCGCTCAAGCCGGACACTGACGAAGTCTGA
- a CDS encoding CsbD family protein has translation MSSTGDKVKGMANEAVGNVKQGVGKATDNTKLQAEGKIQEKKGEAQQAVGKAKDAVKKGVDKA, from the coding sequence ATGAGTAGCACAGGCGATAAAGTAAAAGGCATGGCCAACGAAGCGGTCGGCAACGTCAAGCAAGGCGTCGGTAAAGCCACCGACAACACCAAGCTGCAAGCCGAAGGCAAGATTCAAGAGAAAAAAGGCGAAGCCCAGCAAGCGGTCGGCAAAGCCAAGGACGCGGTCAAAAAAGGCGTCGACAAGGCGTAA
- the fadD1 gene encoding long-chain-fatty-acid--CoA ligase FadD1, translating into MIEDFWKDKYPAGIAADINPDEYPNIQAVLKQSCQRFANKPAFSNLGKTITYGELYELSGAFAAYLQQHTDLQPGDRIAVQLPNVLQYPVAVFGAIRAGLIVVNTNPLYTAREMEHQFNDSGAKALVCLANMAHLAEAVVPKTGVKHVIVTEVADLLPPIKRLLINSVIKYVKKMVPAYHLPKAVKFNDVLSKGQGQPVAEANPHSGDVAVLQYTGGTTGVAKGAMLTHRNLVANMLQCKALMGSNLNEGCEILITPLPLYHIYAFTFHCMAMMLIGNHNILISNPRDLPAMVKELSKWKFSGFVGLNTLFVALCNNEGFRKLDFSALKVTLSGGMALQLAAAERWKAVTGCAICEGYGMTETSPVATVNPIQHIQIGTIGIPVPSTLCKVIDDAGVEQPLGEIGELCVKGPQVMKGYWQRQEATDEMLDSEGWLKTGDIALIQPDGYMRIVDRKKDMILVSGFNVYPNELEDVLATLPGVLQCAAIGVPDEKSGEAIKIFIVAKPGVTLTKEQVMDHMRANVTGYKVPRSVEFRDALPTTNVGKILRRELRDEELKKIKAKSAA; encoded by the coding sequence ATGATCGAAGACTTTTGGAAGGATAAATACCCGGCTGGAATTGCTGCCGACATCAATCCGGACGAGTATCCGAACATTCAGGCAGTGTTGAAGCAATCCTGCCAACGCTTCGCCAACAAACCGGCTTTCAGCAACCTGGGCAAGACAATCACCTACGGTGAATTGTACGAATTGTCCGGTGCGTTTGCCGCGTATCTGCAACAGCATACCGATTTGCAGCCCGGTGATCGAATCGCCGTGCAACTGCCCAACGTTCTGCAGTACCCGGTGGCCGTCTTCGGTGCGATTCGCGCCGGGCTGATCGTGGTCAACACCAACCCGCTGTACACCGCGCGGGAAATGGAACACCAATTCAATGACTCCGGTGCCAAAGCCCTGGTTTGCCTGGCGAACATGGCGCATCTGGCCGAAGCCGTAGTGCCGAAAACCGGCGTCAAACACGTTATCGTCACCGAAGTCGCCGACCTGCTGCCGCCGATCAAGCGCCTGCTGATCAACAGCGTCATCAAGTACGTGAAGAAAATGGTCCCGGCCTATCACCTGCCCAAAGCCGTCAAGTTCAACGACGTGCTGAGCAAGGGCCAGGGCCAGCCGGTGGCCGAAGCCAATCCGCACAGCGGCGACGTGGCGGTGCTGCAATACACCGGCGGGACCACGGGCGTGGCCAAGGGCGCGATGCTGACCCATCGCAACCTCGTCGCCAACATGCTGCAGTGCAAAGCGCTGATGGGTTCCAACCTCAACGAAGGTTGCGAGATCCTGATCACGCCGCTGCCGCTGTACCACATCTATGCGTTCACCTTTCATTGCATGGCGATGATGCTGATCGGCAACCACAACATCCTGATCAGCAACCCGCGCGACCTGCCGGCGATGGTCAAGGAACTGTCGAAGTGGAAGTTCAGCGGTTTTGTTGGTCTCAACACGCTGTTCGTGGCGCTGTGCAACAACGAAGGTTTCCGCAAGCTGGATTTCTCGGCGCTGAAAGTCACCTTGTCCGGCGGCATGGCCCTGCAACTGGCCGCTGCCGAGCGCTGGAAAGCGGTCACCGGTTGCGCCATCTGCGAAGGTTACGGCATGACCGAAACCAGCCCGGTGGCCACGGTCAACCCGATCCAGCACATCCAGATCGGCACCATCGGTATTCCGGTGCCATCGACGCTGTGCAAAGTCATCGACGATGCCGGTGTCGAGCAGCCGCTGGGTGAAATCGGCGAACTGTGCGTCAAGGGCCCGCAAGTGATGAAGGGCTACTGGCAGCGTCAGGAAGCCACCGATGAAATGCTCGACAGCGAAGGCTGGCTGAAGACCGGTGATATCGCGCTGATCCAGCCGGACGGCTACATGCGCATTGTCGATCGCAAGAAAGACATGATTCTGGTCTCCGGTTTCAACGTTTATCCGAACGAACTGGAAGATGTGCTGGCGACCCTGCCGGGCGTGTTGCAGTGCGCGGCCATTGGTGTGCCCGACGAGAAGTCGGGTGAGGCGATCAAGATTTTCATCGTTGCCAAACCGGGTGTGACCCTGACCAAAGAGCAGGTGATGGACCATATGCGCGCCAACGTCACGGGCTACAAGGTGCCGCGTTCGGTGGAGTTTCGCGATGCGCTGCCGACCACCAACGTCGGCAAGATTCTGCGTCGCGAGTTGCGGGATGAAGAGCTGAAGAAGATCAAGGCCAAGTCCGCCGCTTAA
- the fadD2 gene encoding long-chain-fatty-acid--CoA ligase FadD2 produces the protein MQPDFWNDKRPAGVPLDIDMGEFKSVIEVFERSCKKFADRPAFSNMGITLTYAELERQSAAFAGYLQAHTDLVPGDRIAVQMPNVLHYPIAVFGALRAGLIVVNTNPLYTAREMRHQFKDSGARALVYLNMFGQKVQEVLPDTDIQYLIEAKMGDLMPTAKGWLVNTVVSKVKKMVPAYSLPQAISFKSALRMGRGLGIKPLKASLDDIAVLQYTGGTTGLAKGAMLTHGNLVANMQQVRACLAQLGPDGQPLLREGQEVMIAPLPLYHIYAFTANCMCMMVSGNHNVLITNPRDIAGFIKELKNWRFSALLGLNTLFVALMDHADFKTLDFSSLKLTNSGGTALVKATAERWEQMTGCRITEGYGLTETSPVACTNPYGDQSRLGTVGLPVPGTLLKIINDDGVEQPMGERGELCIKGPQIMKGYWHKPEATAEVLDAEGWFKSGDIAVIDPDGFVRIVDRKKDMIIVSGFNVYPNEIEDVVMAHPKVANCAVIGVPDERSGEAVKLFVVARETGVSLEELKAYCKENFTAYKVPKHIVLRESLPMTPVGKILRRELRDIA, from the coding sequence ATGCAACCTGATTTCTGGAACGACAAACGCCCGGCCGGCGTACCGCTGGACATCGACATGGGTGAGTTCAAGTCGGTGATCGAGGTATTCGAGCGTTCCTGCAAGAAGTTCGCCGACCGCCCGGCATTCAGCAACATGGGCATCACCCTGACTTATGCCGAACTCGAACGCCAGAGCGCTGCGTTCGCCGGTTACCTGCAAGCGCATACCGATCTGGTGCCGGGCGATCGCATCGCGGTGCAGATGCCCAATGTCCTGCACTATCCGATAGCCGTGTTCGGTGCCTTGCGCGCCGGGTTGATCGTGGTCAACACCAACCCGTTGTACACCGCGCGGGAGATGCGCCACCAGTTCAAGGATTCCGGCGCGCGGGCGCTGGTGTACCTGAACATGTTCGGCCAGAAAGTCCAGGAAGTGCTGCCCGACACCGACATTCAATACCTGATCGAAGCGAAGATGGGCGACCTGATGCCCACCGCCAAGGGCTGGCTGGTGAATACCGTGGTCAGCAAAGTGAAGAAAATGGTCCCGGCGTATTCACTGCCGCAGGCGATCTCCTTCAAAAGCGCACTGCGCATGGGCCGAGGTCTGGGCATCAAGCCGCTGAAAGCCAGCCTCGACGACATCGCCGTGCTGCAATACACCGGTGGCACCACCGGCCTGGCCAAAGGTGCGATGCTCACTCACGGCAATCTGGTGGCGAACATGCAACAAGTGCGCGCCTGTCTCGCCCAACTCGGCCCGGACGGCCAGCCGCTGCTGCGCGAAGGCCAGGAAGTGATGATCGCGCCGTTGCCGCTGTACCACATCTATGCCTTCACCGCGAACTGCATGTGCATGATGGTTTCCGGCAACCACAACGTGCTGATCACCAATCCGCGCGACATCGCCGGGTTCATCAAGGAGCTGAAGAACTGGCGCTTCTCGGCGCTGCTGGGCTTGAACACCTTGTTCGTGGCGCTGATGGATCACGCGGATTTCAAGACGCTCGATTTCTCCAGCCTGAAGCTCACCAACTCTGGTGGCACCGCGCTGGTCAAGGCTACCGCCGAGCGCTGGGAGCAGATGACCGGGTGCCGCATCACTGAAGGTTACGGTCTCACCGAAACCTCGCCGGTGGCCTGCACCAACCCGTACGGCGATCAATCGCGTCTGGGCACGGTCGGCTTGCCGGTGCCGGGCACGTTGCTGAAAATCATCAACGATGACGGTGTTGAACAGCCGATGGGCGAGCGTGGCGAGTTGTGCATCAAGGGCCCGCAGATCATGAAGGGCTACTGGCACAAACCGGAAGCCACGGCCGAAGTGCTGGATGCCGAGGGCTGGTTCAAGTCCGGCGATATTGCGGTGATTGATCCGGACGGTTTTGTGCGCATTGTCGATCGCAAGAAGGACATGATCATCGTCTCCGGTTTCAACGTTTATCCGAATGAAATCGAAGACGTGGTGATGGCCCATCCGAAAGTCGCCAACTGCGCGGTGATCGGCGTGCCGGACGAGCGTTCGGGCGAGGCGGTGAAGCTGTTCGTGGTGGCGCGGGAAACCGGGGTCAGCCTTGAAGAGCTCAAGGCCTACTGCAAAGAGAATTTCACCGCGTATAAGGTGCCGAAACACATCGTATTGCGTGAGTCATTGCCGATGACGCCTGTCGGGAAAATTCTGCGGCGTGAGTTGCGCGATATCGCGTAA
- a CDS encoding alpha/beta hydrolase, translated as MIHDTLWLDASDRSRLFVNQWLPAAPLKAVILLAHGMAEHSGRYARLAETFCDKGYGVYAPDLRGHGKTANYGTLGHFADDDGWCKVLGDLASLNQHIGQQHPGVPIILLGHSMGSYLAQGYLLHHSASLNGAILSGSNFQPVALYGAARQIARLEKLRQGGKGRSALIEWLSFGSFNNKFKPARTAFDWLSRDPAEVDLYANDPLCGFRCTNQLWIDLLGGLQQISKASNLAQIDPGLPLLVIGGECDPVSEGKRLTDLANALRTAGSQNLQLQIYPQARHELFNETNRDEVIADVLAWIDQALSHPRPHRSE; from the coding sequence ATGATCCACGACACCTTATGGCTGGATGCGAGTGACCGCAGCCGCCTATTCGTCAATCAATGGCTGCCGGCAGCGCCGTTGAAAGCGGTGATCCTGCTGGCCCATGGCATGGCCGAACACAGCGGCCGCTATGCGCGACTGGCCGAAACGTTTTGCGACAAAGGATATGGCGTGTATGCCCCGGATTTGCGCGGACATGGCAAAACCGCCAATTACGGCACCCTTGGCCACTTCGCCGATGACGATGGCTGGTGCAAAGTGCTCGGCGATCTGGCCAGCCTCAATCAACACATCGGCCAGCAACACCCCGGTGTACCGATCATCCTGTTAGGGCACAGCATGGGCAGCTACCTCGCCCAAGGTTATCTGCTGCACCACAGCGCCAGCCTGAACGGGGCGATTCTCAGTGGTTCAAACTTTCAGCCCGTTGCGCTGTACGGCGCCGCGCGGCAGATCGCCCGTCTGGAAAAACTGCGTCAGGGTGGCAAGGGCCGTAGCGCGCTGATCGAATGGCTGTCGTTCGGCTCGTTCAACAACAAATTCAAACCGGCGCGCACAGCGTTCGACTGGCTGAGTCGCGACCCGGCCGAGGTTGACCTGTACGCCAACGATCCACTGTGTGGCTTTCGCTGCACCAATCAACTGTGGATCGACCTGCTCGGCGGCTTGCAGCAGATCAGCAAAGCGTCCAATCTCGCGCAGATCGATCCGGGCTTGCCGCTGCTGGTAATCGGCGGCGAATGTGATCCGGTGAGTGAAGGCAAGCGTCTGACAGATCTGGCCAATGCCTTGCGCACGGCCGGCAGCCAGAACCTGCAACTGCAGATCTACCCGCAGGCGCGGCACGAATTGTTCAACGAAACCAACCGCGATGAAGTGATCGCTGATGTGCTGGCCTGGATCGATCAGGCCTTGAGCCATCCGCGCCCTCATCGCAGCGAGTAA
- a CDS encoding MaoC family dehydratase: MTQVTNIPYEALEVGQTASYSKTVEERDIQLFAAMSGDHNPVHLDAEFAAASMFKERIAHGMFSGALISAAVACELPGPGTIYIGQQMSFQKPVKIGDTLTVRLEILEKLPKFRVRIATRVFNQRDELVVDGEAEILAPRKQQTVTLPTLPAISIG; encoded by the coding sequence ATGACCCAGGTTACCAACATCCCTTACGAAGCCCTCGAAGTCGGCCAGACTGCCAGCTACAGCAAGACCGTCGAAGAGCGCGACATCCAACTGTTTGCCGCGATGTCGGGCGACCACAACCCGGTGCACCTGGACGCCGAGTTTGCCGCCGCGAGCATGTTCAAGGAGCGTATCGCTCACGGCATGTTCAGCGGTGCTTTGATCAGTGCAGCGGTGGCCTGTGAACTGCCTGGGCCGGGCACTATTTATATTGGCCAGCAGATGAGTTTTCAGAAACCGGTGAAGATCGGTGACACGCTGACCGTGCGTCTGGAAATTCTCGAGAAACTGCCGAAGTTTCGTGTGCGCATTGCCACTCGTGTGTTCAACCAGCGTGATGAGTTGGTGGTGGATGGCGAGGCGGAGATTCTGGCGCCGCGTAAGCAGCAGACGGTGACGTTGCCGACTTTGCCGGCGATCAGCATTGGCTGA